A single region of the Marinobacter nanhaiticus D15-8W genome encodes:
- a CDS encoding TAXI family TRAP transporter solute-binding subunit, translating to MKAQSLMAAAFASTLIVSGSVSAQDRSDWPESFTVGTASQGGTYFAYGSGWANFVAENLGVSGGAEITGGPMQNMALVHTGDLKFGLTTLGPARESIDGNSPLAPGMKMDNVCAMFPMYQTPFSVTALADSGIESISDIPDGAKIGFGPAGSTSDTYFPKMMDTLGVEYERRNGSWADLGTQLQDGLIDVVAFAAGIPIPAVSQLEVQTDVNIIGLTDAEAEKIINSFPVSEFIIPASTYKSLEEDSRVVSMWNFSIANCDVSEDFVYEMTKLTMENNDKMVGIHKAAKSSVPENYSKNNVLPWHPGAARWFNENGFKIEDSQIK from the coding sequence ATGAAAGCCCAATCCCTCATGGCGGCTGCGTTCGCCTCAACCCTGATCGTTTCCGGTTCCGTTTCCGCCCAGGATCGTTCCGACTGGCCGGAAAGCTTCACCGTCGGCACCGCCAGTCAGGGCGGCACCTACTTCGCCTATGGTTCTGGCTGGGCCAATTTCGTTGCTGAAAACCTGGGCGTGTCCGGCGGTGCGGAAATCACCGGCGGCCCGATGCAGAACATGGCCCTGGTTCACACTGGTGACCTGAAGTTCGGCCTGACGACCCTCGGCCCTGCGCGCGAGTCCATCGATGGCAACAGTCCGCTGGCTCCGGGTATGAAGATGGACAACGTCTGTGCCATGTTCCCGATGTACCAGACGCCGTTCTCTGTAACCGCCCTTGCTGATTCCGGTATCGAATCCATCTCCGATATTCCTGACGGCGCCAAGATCGGCTTCGGTCCGGCGGGCTCCACCTCCGATACCTACTTCCCGAAAATGATGGATACCCTGGGTGTGGAATACGAGCGCCGTAACGGCAGCTGGGCAGACCTGGGCACTCAGCTCCAGGACGGCCTGATCGATGTCGTCGCCTTCGCGGCCGGTATCCCCATTCCGGCGGTTAGCCAGCTGGAAGTCCAGACCGACGTCAACATCATTGGCCTGACCGACGCGGAAGCCGAGAAGATCATCAACAGCTTCCCGGTCTCCGAGTTCATCATTCCGGCCAGCACCTACAAGTCGCTTGAAGAGGACTCCCGTGTTGTCTCCATGTGGAACTTCTCCATCGCCAACTGCGATGTGTCTGAAGATTTCGTCTACGAGATGACCAAGCTGACGATGGAAAACAACGACAAGATGGTTGGTATCCACAAGGCAGCCAAGTCTTCCGTTCCCGAGAACTACAGCAAGAACAACGTTCTGCCCTGGCATCCGGGTGCGGCTCGCTGGTTCAACGAGAACGGCTTCAAGATCGAAGACAGCCAGATCAAGTAA
- a CDS encoding NADP-dependent isocitrate dehydrogenase → MTASKSKIIYTLTDEAPALATRSLLPILETFAAPAGIEFETSDISLAARILAAFPDYLNDDQKVPDHLAELGEYTSNPHANIIKLPNISASIPQLRAAIKELNKQGYKVPEYKENPETDEEKDAKARYAKVLGSAVNPVLREGNSDRRAPAAVKAFARKYPHSMGEWSPASRTHVAHMRGGDFYSSEQSLTLDKATTANIVFENGKGEQTVLKSDLALQEGEVVDGMFMSCKALRKFFDEAIEDCQNTGVMFSLHVKATMMKISHPIVFGHAVKIFYKDLFEKYGDLFNEIGVNPNNGLSSVIEKIKQLPESKQEEIQESLHACYEHRPEIAMVDSVKGITNLHVPSDVIVDASMPAMIRNSGKMWARDGKLKDTKAVMPESTYATIYQEAINFCKTHGAFDPTKMGTVPNVGLMAQKAEEYGSHDKTFEIPEDGVIRIVDADGKVLTEHKVEKGDIWRACQTKDLPIRDWVKLAVNRARATGMPAVFWLDDERPHDVQLIKKVKTYLEEHDTEGLDIRIMSPVRAIRWTMERLIRGLDTISVTGNVLRDYLTDLFPILELGTSAKMLSIVPLLNGGGLYETGAGGSAPKHVQQLLEENHLRWDSLGEFLAIAVSLDELGEKEDNARARLLGQTLDKATERLLENNQSPSRVTGELDNRGSHFHLARYWAEELSKQDEDPKLRDFFANLSKELEANKDKILEEMSVIQGHPADIGGYYHPPADKVCKIMQPSETLNGILDKAREAAKNS, encoded by the coding sequence ATGACTGCATCCAAATCCAAAATCATCTATACGCTGACTGACGAAGCCCCTGCGCTGGCAACCCGTTCTCTCCTGCCGATACTGGAGACCTTTGCAGCCCCGGCGGGCATTGAATTCGAAACCAGCGACATTTCCCTGGCAGCCCGTATCCTCGCGGCATTCCCGGATTACCTGAACGACGACCAGAAGGTACCGGACCATCTCGCCGAACTCGGTGAATACACCAGCAACCCGCACGCAAACATCATCAAGTTGCCGAATATCAGTGCCTCCATTCCGCAACTGCGCGCAGCCATCAAGGAGCTGAACAAGCAGGGTTACAAGGTTCCCGAGTACAAGGAGAACCCGGAGACCGACGAGGAGAAGGACGCCAAGGCCCGCTACGCGAAGGTCCTCGGCAGCGCCGTCAACCCGGTCCTGCGCGAAGGCAACTCCGACCGCCGAGCCCCGGCCGCAGTCAAGGCGTTCGCCCGCAAATACCCGCATAGCATGGGCGAATGGAGCCCGGCCTCGCGCACCCACGTCGCCCACATGCGTGGCGGCGACTTCTACTCCAGCGAACAGTCGCTGACCCTGGACAAGGCCACCACCGCCAACATCGTCTTCGAGAACGGCAAGGGTGAGCAGACGGTACTCAAGTCGGACCTGGCGCTGCAGGAAGGCGAAGTGGTCGATGGCATGTTCATGAGCTGCAAGGCTCTACGCAAGTTTTTCGACGAGGCGATCGAGGACTGCCAGAACACCGGTGTCATGTTCTCGCTGCACGTGAAGGCCACCATGATGAAGATCTCCCACCCGATCGTGTTCGGGCATGCGGTGAAGATCTTCTACAAGGACCTGTTCGAAAAGTATGGCGACCTGTTCAATGAAATCGGCGTCAACCCGAACAACGGCCTCTCGTCCGTTATCGAGAAGATCAAGCAACTGCCGGAATCCAAGCAGGAAGAAATTCAGGAATCCCTGCACGCCTGCTACGAGCACCGGCCTGAAATCGCTATGGTTGATTCCGTCAAGGGCATCACCAACCTGCACGTACCGAGCGACGTCATTGTCGACGCCTCCATGCCAGCCATGATCCGTAACTCCGGCAAGATGTGGGCCCGCGACGGCAAATTGAAGGACACCAAGGCCGTCATGCCGGAGTCCACCTACGCCACCATCTATCAGGAAGCGATCAACTTCTGTAAGACTCACGGCGCCTTCGACCCGACCAAGATGGGTACCGTGCCGAACGTGGGCCTGATGGCTCAGAAGGCCGAAGAATACGGTTCACACGACAAGACCTTTGAAATCCCCGAGGACGGCGTTATCCGTATCGTCGATGCCGACGGCAAGGTTTTGACCGAGCACAAGGTCGAGAAAGGCGACATCTGGCGTGCCTGCCAGACCAAGGACCTGCCGATCCGCGACTGGGTCAAGCTGGCCGTCAACCGCGCCCGCGCGACCGGCATGCCGGCCGTCTTCTGGCTGGACGACGAGCGTCCCCACGACGTGCAGCTGATCAAGAAGGTCAAGACCTACCTGGAAGAGCACGACACCGAAGGCCTGGATATCCGCATCATGTCTCCGGTCCGCGCCATCCGCTGGACCATGGAACGCCTGATTCGCGGCCTCGACACCATCTCAGTGACCGGCAACGTACTGCGTGACTACCTCACCGACCTGTTCCCGATCCTGGAGCTGGGTACCAGCGCCAAGATGCTGTCCATCGTTCCGCTGCTCAACGGTGGCGGTCTGTACGAGACCGGTGCCGGCGGTTCAGCGCCCAAGCACGTGCAACAGCTGCTTGAAGAGAACCACCTGCGCTGGGACTCCTTGGGCGAGTTCTTGGCCATCGCAGTATCCCTGGATGAGCTGGGCGAGAAGGAAGACAACGCTCGCGCCCGCCTGCTGGGCCAGACCCTGGACAAGGCCACCGAGCGCCTGCTGGAGAACAACCAGTCCCCGTCCCGCGTTACCGGCGAGCTGGACAACCGGGGCAGCCATTTCCACCTGGCACGCTACTGGGCGGAAGAGCTGTCCAAGCAGGACGAGGACCCGAAGCTGCGCGACTTCTTCGCCAACCTGTCCAAGGAGCTGGAAGCTAACAAGGACAAGATCCTGGAAGAGATGAGCGTTATCCAGGGCCATCCGGCGGACATCGGCGGCTACTACCATCCGCCGGCGGACAAGGTCTGCAAGATCATGCAGCCCAGCGAGACGCTGAACGGCATTCTCGACAAAGCACGGGAAGCGGCCAAGAACTCTTGA
- a CDS encoding TRAP transporter permease — MTSENHKHDQAPTVTEDEDHILAHDVDEEPVESNRRLFTGWVLQAVTAMAIAYSAFHLYTLNIAPLETWSFRIVHVCGALILGFTLYAGARFVSETEGAARNRWTTWLSVVALLPALYALYQTFNIHQMINAGTMRIPPEIETWHFGWPLLAATGLGIVVSWFHVRGRAVFSLPDVVLSICAVASAVYFLEVYNTSMRMSTGTSFAPIGISFAAIAGTALIMEMTRRVAGMALVVIALVFLAYVFAGPYLPGFLGYPGLSVQRFFSQVYTDAGVLGPTTAVSSTYIILFIIFAAFLQASKVGDYFVNFAFAAAGRSRGGPAKVAIFASGLMGMINGTSAGNVVSTGSLTIPLMKKVGYKKQTAGAVEAAASTGGQIMPPIMGAGAFIMAEITGIPYTEIAIAAIIPAILYFASVYFMVDFEAARLGMRGMRQDELPRLGRLIKQVYLFIPIIILIYALFMGYSVIRAGTLATVSAAVVSWISPNKMGIRAILRALDLAGIMSIQIIVVCACAGVIVGVISLTGVGARFSSLLLGVAEANQLLALVFAMFISILLGMGMPTTAAYAVAASVVAPGLVEMGIEPLTAHFFVFYFAVVSAITPPVALASYAAAGISGANAMETSVASFRIGLAAFVVPFMFFYNSALLMDASVWQIARALITATFGVYLLSGGVIGWIFRSTAPWFTRIILIAAALLMIEGGLYTDLAGIAVAVVVYLMQKQRGPSHGEPVRAS; from the coding sequence ATGACTAGTGAAAACCATAAGCATGATCAGGCTCCGACCGTGACTGAGGACGAGGATCATATCCTTGCCCACGATGTTGACGAAGAGCCGGTCGAGTCCAATCGCCGACTGTTTACCGGTTGGGTGCTGCAGGCCGTTACGGCGATGGCCATTGCCTACTCGGCATTCCACCTTTACACATTGAACATTGCTCCGCTGGAGACCTGGTCGTTCCGTATCGTCCACGTCTGCGGCGCGCTGATTCTCGGCTTCACCCTATACGCCGGCGCCCGATTCGTATCTGAAACGGAAGGCGCCGCCCGTAACCGCTGGACGACATGGCTCTCCGTGGTGGCCCTGCTGCCGGCGCTTTACGCGCTGTACCAGACCTTCAACATCCACCAGATGATCAACGCCGGGACCATGCGTATCCCGCCGGAAATCGAGACCTGGCATTTCGGCTGGCCCCTGCTGGCTGCGACCGGTCTGGGTATCGTCGTGAGCTGGTTCCATGTACGTGGACGTGCCGTCTTCAGCCTTCCTGACGTGGTGCTATCCATTTGTGCGGTCGCCAGTGCGGTCTACTTCCTTGAGGTGTACAACACCTCCATGCGTATGAGCACCGGTACCTCCTTCGCGCCAATCGGTATTTCTTTCGCCGCCATTGCCGGCACCGCACTGATCATGGAAATGACGCGCCGCGTGGCCGGGATGGCACTGGTGGTCATTGCCCTAGTGTTCCTCGCTTACGTGTTCGCTGGCCCCTATCTGCCAGGCTTCCTGGGTTATCCGGGCCTTTCCGTGCAGCGTTTCTTCAGTCAGGTATACACCGACGCGGGCGTGCTTGGTCCGACGACGGCGGTGTCCTCCACTTACATCATCCTGTTCATCATCTTTGCGGCATTCCTGCAGGCGTCGAAGGTGGGTGATTACTTCGTCAACTTTGCCTTTGCTGCCGCCGGCCGTTCCCGTGGCGGTCCTGCCAAGGTGGCGATCTTTGCCTCCGGTCTGATGGGTATGATCAACGGCACCAGTGCCGGTAACGTCGTGTCCACCGGTTCGCTGACGATCCCACTGATGAAGAAGGTGGGCTACAAGAAGCAGACCGCTGGCGCGGTTGAAGCCGCAGCCTCTACCGGTGGTCAGATCATGCCGCCGATCATGGGCGCGGGCGCGTTCATCATGGCAGAGATCACCGGTATCCCGTATACCGAGATTGCCATCGCGGCGATCATCCCGGCCATCCTGTACTTTGCGTCGGTCTACTTCATGGTGGACTTCGAGGCGGCCCGCCTGGGCATGCGTGGTATGCGCCAGGACGAACTACCGCGCCTGGGTCGTCTGATCAAGCAGGTTTACCTGTTTATCCCCATCATCATCCTGATCTATGCGCTATTCATGGGTTACTCGGTGATCCGCGCCGGTACGCTAGCCACCGTTTCCGCGGCGGTCGTAAGCTGGATCTCGCCGAACAAGATGGGTATCCGGGCGATTCTCAGGGCGCTCGATCTGGCGGGGATCATGTCAATCCAGATCATCGTGGTCTGTGCCTGTGCGGGTGTCATTGTTGGTGTCATCTCGCTGACCGGTGTCGGCGCGCGTTTCTCCTCGCTGCTGTTGGGCGTGGCTGAGGCCAATCAGCTGCTGGCCCTGGTCTTCGCGATGTTTATCTCCATCCTGCTGGGCATGGGTATGCCGACCACGGCCGCCTACGCGGTTGCCGCGTCAGTCGTGGCGCCAGGTCTGGTGGAAATGGGGATAGAACCGCTGACGGCACACTTCTTCGTGTTCTACTTTGCGGTGGTTTCGGCGATCACACCGCCGGTGGCCCTGGCGTCCTATGCTGCAGCAGGCATATCCGGCGCCAATGCGATGGAAACGTCGGTGGCGTCGTTCCGCATTGGTCTGGCCGCCTTCGTGGTGCCGTTCATGTTCTTCTACAACAGTGCACTGCTGATGGATGCCAGCGTCTGGCAGATCGCTCGCGCGCTCATCACCGCGACCTTCGGCGTCTACCTGCTTTCAGGTGGCGTGATCGGCTGGATCTTCCGCAGCACGGCGCCGTGGTTCACGCGCATCATCCTGATCGCAGCAGCCCTGCTGATGATCGAAGGTGGCCTCTATACCGACCTCGCGGGTATCGCTGTCGCGGTTGTGGTCTACCTGATGCAGAAACAGCGCGGACCCAGCCATGGCGAACCGGTTCGGGCCTCCTAA
- a CDS encoding PhoX family protein: MSLLDPNSPSDEDFHQAIERIDDTPRNASAALNLGQVVDHSRRRVLKGGLGAAIGFFCMGGLPGVRAAEDSITMLFAGVKDGSIGFKPLPPMLDPNFDSVQVPEGYRVERFFSWGDPVVKGAPEWAPDASDNWEAQNTQAGQNHDGMAYFPFPDAPNAHGLLVVNHEYINPTLHSDGFTAMRAEGGGITRPEAQVRKEQAAHGVSVIEVRRDKAGHWRQVKDSPYGRRITASTPMAISGPMRGADSMKTASDPGGETILGTINNCSMGVTPWGTYLTCEENWSNYFVNRDRVDHESRASHKRYGVGTGNNSEIYAWEAVDTRFDATPVNDQPQQGHVNEPNRFGWVVEIDPFDPQSQPRKCTAMGRLIRECATVAVDDDGTMAVYSGDDTRGEYVYKYVPAGRYRDGDKAGNDKLLDEGTLYVAVFREDGSGDWRALQQGNGGLTAQNGFVTQQDVLVNARAAADVLGATPMDRPEWVAVHPHSKDVYVTLTNNKHRGSKPDQPVNAANPRPNNLHGQILRWRENGGRLDATGFTWEIFLLAGDRPSADSPDNLTGTIDGDIFSSPDGLWFDPQGRLWIQTDYSDADPENAQMGTNQMLCADPATREVKRFLVGPRGCEVSGVTTTPDGRAMWVNIQHPGGSFPASDGKTRPRSSTMLVTKDDGGVIGS; encoded by the coding sequence ATGAGCCTGCTAGACCCGAACAGCCCGTCTGACGAGGACTTCCATCAGGCGATCGAGCGAATTGACGATACGCCCCGCAATGCCAGCGCGGCACTCAATCTGGGTCAAGTGGTTGACCATTCCCGCCGGCGTGTTCTCAAGGGCGGTCTGGGCGCTGCTATAGGGTTTTTCTGTATGGGCGGCTTGCCGGGTGTTCGAGCAGCGGAAGACTCGATCACGATGCTGTTCGCAGGGGTGAAGGATGGCTCCATCGGCTTTAAGCCCTTGCCCCCCATGCTGGACCCGAATTTCGACAGCGTGCAGGTGCCGGAAGGCTATCGTGTGGAGCGCTTTTTCTCCTGGGGCGATCCGGTCGTCAAGGGTGCGCCTGAATGGGCTCCCGACGCTTCCGATAATTGGGAGGCGCAGAACACGCAAGCTGGGCAGAACCATGACGGAATGGCCTACTTCCCGTTTCCCGATGCACCCAATGCCCATGGTCTGCTGGTGGTCAATCACGAATACATCAACCCCACTCTCCATAGCGATGGTTTCACCGCAATGCGGGCCGAGGGCGGCGGGATTACCCGCCCCGAGGCGCAGGTCAGGAAAGAGCAGGCGGCCCACGGCGTCAGCGTGATTGAGGTGCGCCGTGACAAGGCCGGTCACTGGCGGCAGGTGAAGGATTCTCCCTATGGTCGTCGCATTACCGCTAGTACGCCGATGGCGATCAGTGGCCCGATGCGCGGTGCAGACAGCATGAAGACGGCAAGCGATCCTGGCGGAGAGACCATTCTCGGAACGATCAACAACTGTTCCATGGGGGTGACCCCCTGGGGTACCTACCTGACCTGTGAAGAGAACTGGTCAAACTATTTCGTTAACCGGGACAGGGTGGATCACGAGAGCCGGGCCAGTCATAAGCGTTACGGCGTCGGGACTGGCAACAACAGCGAGATTTACGCCTGGGAAGCCGTGGACACGCGCTTCGATGCCACGCCGGTGAACGACCAACCGCAGCAGGGCCACGTCAACGAGCCCAACCGCTTCGGCTGGGTGGTGGAGATCGATCCATTTGACCCGCAAAGCCAGCCACGCAAGTGCACAGCCATGGGCCGGCTGATACGCGAGTGTGCCACGGTGGCGGTCGATGACGATGGCACGATGGCGGTCTATTCCGGCGACGATACCCGGGGCGAGTATGTCTACAAGTATGTGCCCGCCGGCCGTTATCGGGATGGCGACAAGGCAGGTAATGACAAGCTGCTCGATGAGGGCACGCTGTATGTTGCCGTCTTCCGCGAAGATGGCAGCGGCGATTGGCGGGCGCTGCAGCAGGGCAATGGCGGTTTGACGGCCCAAAACGGGTTCGTCACGCAACAGGATGTGCTGGTCAACGCCCGCGCTGCGGCAGATGTATTGGGCGCGACGCCCATGGACCGACCGGAGTGGGTGGCCGTTCATCCGCATTCCAAGGATGTCTACGTCACCCTCACCAACAACAAGCACCGCGGCAGCAAGCCGGATCAGCCAGTCAATGCCGCCAACCCCCGGCCCAACAATCTGCACGGCCAGATCCTTCGCTGGCGGGAAAATGGCGGTCGGCTGGACGCCACTGGCTTTACCTGGGAGATCTTCCTGTTGGCCGGCGACAGGCCCAGCGCGGACAGTCCCGATAACCTGACCGGCACTATAGACGGGGATATCTTTTCTTCACCGGACGGTCTCTGGTTCGATCCCCAGGGCCGGCTATGGATCCAGACCGACTACAGTGATGCCGATCCCGAAAATGCCCAAATGGGCACCAACCAGATGCTCTGTGCCGACCCGGCGACGCGAGAGGTCAAACGCTTCCTGGTCGGTCCGCGCGGATGCGAGGTCTCCGGCGTGACGACGACCCCGGACGGGCGTGCCATGTGGGTCAATATTCAACATCCCGGCGGCAGCTTCCCGGCTTCCGATGGCAAGACCCGGCCGAGGTCGTCGACGATGCTGGTGACCAAGGACGATGGTGGGGTGATTGGCAGTTGA